A genomic stretch from Scatophagus argus isolate fScaArg1 chromosome 19, fScaArg1.pri, whole genome shotgun sequence includes:
- the lratd1 gene encoding protein LRATD1, whose amino-acid sequence MGNQLDRITHLSYSELPTGDPSGLEKDELRVGVAYFFSDEEEEVDDRTPSDCGFTKDHSPAEEGPFSVSEVEYSAFCSQECIFSKLRENEDLNVYSVKTLLTMCKPGDLLELVATAQAPHWAIYEQDDQVIHLHKGEIRKDSLLEISNGRHGRIVNNRYRYRPLPPDLVMQNAVGHLGLSSEEICWTNSESFAAWCRFGKREFKAGGEAHSAEQQYFLKVHLSGSGVHTLVFRSLEDMIRERRRVDASGILKELSLVNGGKE is encoded by the coding sequence ATGGGAAATCAACTGGATCGGATCACCCACCTCAGCTACAGCGAACTGCCCACGGGGGATCCGTCCGGGCTGGAGAAGGACGAGCTTCGGGTCGGCGTCGCCTACTTCTTCTctgacgaagaggaggaggtggatgacCGCACTCCGTCCGACTGCGGCTTCACCAAAGACCACAGCCCTGCCGAGGAGGGACCCTTCTCGGTCAGCGAGGTGGAGTACTCAGCCTTCTGCTCCCAGGAATGCATCTTCTCCAAGCTACGAGAAAACGAAGACTTGAATGTGTACTCGGTCAAAACTTTGCTGACTATGTGCAAACCGGGGGACCTGCTGGAGCTGGTGGCGACCGCGCAAGCCCCCCACTGGGCTATCTACGAGCAGGACGACCAGGTCATACATCTGCACAAGGGCGAGATCCGCAAGGACAGCCTGCTTGAGATCAGCAACGGCCGCCACGGGAGGATAGTCAACAATCGGTACCGGTACCGACCGCTTCCTCCTGACCTTGTGATGCAGAACGCAGTGGGACATCTGGGCCTGAGCAGCGAGGAGATATGCTGGACCAACTCGGAAAGTTTCGCAGCCTGGTGCCGCTTTGGGAAACGGGAGTTCAAAGCAGGGGGAGAGGCGCACTCAGCGGAGCAGCAGTATTTCCTCAAAGTGCATCTGTCCGGCAGCGGGGTGCACACTCTGGTCTTTCGCAGCCTAGAGGACATGATCCGGGAGAGAAGGCGAGTGGACGCCAGTGGAATTCTCAAAGAGCTGTCTTTGGTTAACGGGGGCAAGGAGTGA